A single genomic interval of Stieleria maiorica harbors:
- a CDS encoding glycosyltransferase — MSKIGIATFSSPGHINPSITLASELARRGHEVTFYTLVNGVEKIEAAGFPVRPYGTDELGAEAISESYRKLGNLSGLNAVRFTVELLKRRITVGLRDLPLFFEQDQIDGLVIDQVVPAGAVVARAEQIPYVTLSNALPLNLDAIVPPVFSNLGPARGPIDRIAIAMLNGLQNWLAKPLLAIANRYQHQKGLPRYKTMSEMGSDLAQVVQIPEPFDFPRSQLEPSFHYTGPFHSCDSRPSVEFPWERLSGDVPLIYASMGTLQNQIRHVFETIAEACRDLPVQLVISLGGGDNADEFAALPGNPIVVGYAPQLELLQKASVCITHAGLNTALESIAHGVPMLAIPITNDQPGVGARIRHHGLGHVIGLKQVTAGRIRKSLQTLLQDPLFTENAKTFQRTIASTDGVGRAARLIENALANGTENAGVSQHVSSADPGAAKSL, encoded by the coding sequence GTGAGTAAGATCGGGATCGCAACGTTTTCATCGCCGGGACATATCAACCCCTCGATCACGCTGGCGTCGGAATTGGCCCGGCGGGGACACGAAGTCACGTTTTACACGCTGGTCAACGGGGTGGAGAAGATCGAGGCGGCCGGCTTTCCCGTTCGACCCTATGGAACGGACGAATTAGGGGCGGAGGCGATTTCGGAAAGCTATCGCAAACTCGGAAATCTCAGCGGTCTAAACGCGGTGCGGTTCACCGTTGAATTGTTAAAACGTCGCATCACGGTTGGGCTGCGTGACCTGCCGTTGTTTTTCGAACAGGATCAAATCGATGGGTTGGTCATTGATCAAGTGGTCCCCGCCGGCGCGGTGGTCGCTCGTGCGGAGCAAATCCCCTACGTGACGTTGTCAAACGCACTGCCCTTGAATCTGGATGCGATCGTGCCTCCCGTATTCAGCAATCTTGGTCCGGCTCGTGGTCCGATCGATCGCATCGCGATCGCAATGCTGAACGGTCTGCAGAATTGGTTGGCAAAACCGCTGTTGGCAATCGCCAACCGATACCAGCATCAGAAGGGATTGCCGCGATACAAGACGATGTCGGAAATGGGGTCAGACCTGGCGCAGGTGGTTCAGATCCCTGAGCCGTTCGATTTTCCCCGCAGTCAGCTCGAACCGAGTTTTCATTACACCGGTCCGTTTCACAGTTGCGATTCACGGCCGTCGGTGGAGTTTCCTTGGGAGCGATTGTCGGGCGATGTCCCGTTGATCTACGCCTCGATGGGAACGTTGCAAAATCAGATCCGTCACGTGTTTGAGACGATTGCGGAGGCTTGTCGGGATTTGCCGGTCCAGTTGGTCATCTCGCTCGGTGGCGGGGACAACGCCGACGAATTCGCAGCGCTGCCGGGCAATCCGATCGTCGTCGGATACGCCCCGCAACTGGAACTGCTGCAGAAGGCTTCAGTGTGCATCACGCACGCGGGGCTCAACACGGCGCTCGAGTCGATTGCTCACGGAGTCCCGATGTTGGCCATCCCGATCACCAATGACCAACCGGGGGTTGGCGCGAGGATTCGGCACCACGGTCTGGGGCACGTGATCGGTCTGAAACAGGTGACCGCGGGAAGGATTCGCAAGAGTCTACAAACGTTGTTGCAAGATCCGCTTTTTACCGAAAACGCGAAGACATTTCAGCGGACGATTGCATCAACCGACGGAGTCGGCCGGGCCGCGAGACTCATCGAGAACGCACTGGCAAACGGGACGGAAAACGCCGGTGTTTCGCAGCACGTGTCGTCGGCAGATCCAGGTGCAGCGAAAAGCTTGTAA
- a CDS encoding deoxyribodipyrimidine photo-lyase codes for MATQLIQSQRVKHLNDRDIREGDYVVYWMEQSQRAQCNHALEYAIRQANEHQQRLLVLFVIADQDDELTLRQATFMLEGLRQTQSEIQARGIKMVVRCGSPVDVVCNVGKNASLVVCDRGYLRHQKAWRKKVASEVSCHVVQVESDVIVPVDIVSDHQEYAARTIRPKLHSHLAEFLVELSTTPIEKDSMSLSVGGEELSDLNSVVEKIRVDRTVPAVSEFFQGGTSQANAQLKRFIGGTLKRYGEERDRPESETLSYMSMYLHFGQISPLAIALEIKNSSSGTQNDRDSYLEELVVRRELSQNFVNFTDDYDSYSCLPDWATETLQDHRDDQREHHYTRSELVDAQTHDKYWNAAMNEMRHTGYMHNHMRMYWGKQILAWTNTPEYAYRVALELNNRYFLDGRDANSFANVAWIFGNHDRAFGERPVFGKVRPMTHSGLERKSDPDQYVERVNQRCEQATRTD; via the coding sequence ATGGCAACTCAGCTCATCCAGTCGCAACGCGTCAAACACCTGAACGACCGCGACATTCGCGAAGGTGATTACGTGGTTTACTGGATGGAGCAGAGTCAGCGTGCCCAGTGCAATCACGCATTGGAGTATGCAATCCGTCAGGCGAACGAGCACCAGCAACGGCTGCTCGTCCTGTTCGTGATCGCCGATCAGGATGACGAACTGACGCTGCGGCAAGCGACATTCATGCTCGAGGGTCTTCGGCAAACGCAATCGGAGATCCAGGCTCGCGGGATCAAAATGGTCGTCCGCTGCGGGTCTCCAGTCGATGTTGTCTGTAACGTGGGCAAGAATGCATCGCTCGTTGTTTGCGATCGAGGCTATTTGCGTCATCAGAAAGCATGGAGGAAAAAGGTTGCGTCCGAAGTCTCCTGTCATGTCGTGCAGGTTGAATCGGATGTCATCGTTCCGGTCGACATCGTATCGGACCACCAGGAATACGCCGCCCGCACGATCCGACCAAAACTCCACTCCCATTTGGCCGAATTCCTGGTCGAATTATCGACGACACCGATCGAAAAAGATTCGATGTCACTATCAGTCGGTGGCGAAGAATTATCGGACTTGAATTCGGTCGTCGAAAAAATCCGTGTCGACCGGACCGTTCCGGCGGTTTCTGAATTTTTTCAGGGCGGAACGTCACAGGCAAATGCGCAACTGAAACGATTCATCGGTGGCACATTGAAACGCTATGGAGAGGAGCGAGACCGTCCGGAATCGGAAACGCTGTCTTACATGAGCATGTACCTGCACTTCGGCCAGATCTCACCGCTGGCGATCGCTCTGGAAATCAAAAACAGTTCCTCCGGCACCCAAAACGACCGTGACTCCTATCTAGAAGAGCTGGTGGTTCGTCGTGAGTTGTCGCAAAACTTCGTCAACTTTACCGACGACTACGATTCGTATTCATGCTTGCCGGATTGGGCAACGGAGACGCTCCAGGATCATCGCGACGACCAACGGGAACACCATTACACGAGGTCGGAACTGGTAGACGCGCAAACGCATGACAAATACTGGAACGCCGCAATGAACGAGATGCGGCACACCGGTTACATGCACAACCACATGCGGATGTATTGGGGCAAGCAAATCCTCGCGTGGACGAACACGCCGGAATACGCCTACCGTGTCGCATTGGAGTTGAACAATCGGTATTTCTTAGACGGTCGAGATGCCAATAGTTTCGCGAATGTCGCCTGGATCTTCGGCAACCACGACCGCGCTTTCGGGGAACGACCGGTGTTCGGAAAAGTCCGCCCGATGACACATTCCGGATTGGAGCGAAAGTCTGACCCCGACCAATACGTTGAACGGGTCAATCAACGCTGTGAACAAGCCACTCGAACGGATTAA
- a CDS encoding GlsB/YeaQ/YmgE family stress response membrane protein has protein sequence MLIPIIGWILFGLVVGLLARLAYPGRQDIGLVRTTLLGIVGSFVGGFLGYLLFGGSAFQASGWIGSILGAVLVLVIATRRGHVAS, from the coding sequence ATGTTGATTCCCATCATTGGCTGGATCCTCTTTGGCCTGGTCGTCGGTCTCCTCGCACGATTGGCCTACCCGGGTCGGCAGGACATCGGACTGGTGCGAACGACCTTGCTGGGGATCGTCGGTTCGTTCGTCGGCGGCTTTTTGGGGTACCTGTTGTTTGGCGGATCCGCATTCCAAGCAAGCGGATGGATCGGTTCGATTCTCGGTGCCGTGCTGGTGCTGGTGATCGCGACACGTCGTGGGCACGTCGCGAGTTAA
- a CDS encoding PEP-CTERM sorting domain-containing protein (PEP-CTERM proteins occur, often in large numbers, in the proteomes of bacteria that also encode an exosortase, a predicted intramembrane cysteine proteinase. The presence of a PEP-CTERM domain at a protein's C-terminus predicts cleavage within the sorting domain, followed by covalent anchoring to some some component of the (usually Gram-negative) cell surface. Many PEP-CTERM proteins exhibit an unusual sequence composition that includes large numbers of potential glycosylation sites. Expression of one such protein has been shown restore the ability of a bacterium to form floc, a type of biofilm.), producing MSVLVGSISFTAVNPIGNTSDIDITLGEFVSAFDQSFDNSGNRITPTFQGASITVVPEPSAIVVLCAAGGAMMFLRRRRRSLS from the coding sequence ATGTCCGTTTTGGTCGGATCCATTTCCTTCACCGCGGTCAATCCAATCGGTAACACCTCCGACATCGACATCACGCTCGGCGAATTCGTTTCCGCCTTCGATCAGTCCTTCGACAACAGCGGAAACCGCATCACGCCGACGTTCCAGGGAGCCTCGATCACCGTCGTCCCCGAACCCTCCGCGATCGTGGTTCTGTGCGCCGCGGGCGGAGCGATGATGTTCCTGCGACGCAGACGCAGATCCCTGAGCTGA
- a CDS encoding DUF6793 family protein, translated as MPLFEIETNSHIIITWAEDEDAARNVVHEAYPHDELVRLTKRPRDTWVISKGALGLTNTTLDPCMVARECLNRSAGDKVNAIRLYRMETGSDLDQARKMIESNMVMGW; from the coding sequence ATGCCACTTTTTGAAATCGAAACAAATTCCCACATCATCATCACCTGGGCTGAAGACGAAGACGCGGCGCGAAACGTCGTGCACGAGGCCTATCCCCACGACGAACTGGTGCGGCTGACCAAGCGTCCGCGCGATACCTGGGTGATCAGCAAGGGCGCCCTCGGCCTGACCAACACGACGCTCGACCCCTGCATGGTTGCTCGCGAGTGCCTGAATCGATCCGCCGGCGACAAGGTCAACGCGATTCGCTTGTACCGCATGGAAACCGGCAGCGACCTCGATCAGGCCCGCAAGATGATCGAATCCAACATGGTCATGGGTTGGTAG
- a CDS encoding carbohydrate kinase family protein, with product MIPPLDIVGIGVSVWDSVMLVDVLPERGSVVRAKRHVEGIGGGITVAIATAARLGSKTAMIDSLGDDPPAMRILDVLAREGVDTRCVVRQTGQSSSVASIWSETQAAERTIIFSPGTACDRLRWTPEIEELISQSKVLHLNGRHPEVCRRAIAVAKASGTKVSFDGGAYRYRDEIVPLLAAADVAIVARQFAHSHFKRQVDSAATVGPMELAEFLRRDLDCELAGVTDGADGSYLVGREGVRFHQEAISPERAVDTTGCGDTYHGAFLHGYVSGLAIRQAARFAAEVASQNARRLGGLAFDHSACGSAHDGSESPSSSGATNP from the coding sequence ATGATCCCGCCGCTGGATATCGTCGGCATCGGCGTGTCGGTCTGGGACAGCGTCATGCTGGTCGACGTGTTGCCCGAGCGGGGATCGGTCGTGCGCGCCAAACGGCACGTCGAAGGGATCGGTGGCGGGATCACCGTCGCGATCGCGACCGCGGCACGATTGGGTTCGAAAACGGCAATGATCGATTCGCTCGGTGACGATCCGCCAGCGATGCGAATCCTGGACGTGTTGGCGCGTGAAGGTGTCGACACCCGGTGCGTCGTTCGCCAGACCGGCCAGTCCAGTTCGGTCGCCTCGATTTGGTCGGAAACCCAGGCCGCCGAGCGGACGATCATCTTCTCACCGGGAACGGCGTGCGATCGGCTCCGGTGGACGCCGGAGATCGAAGAGCTGATTTCGCAATCAAAAGTCTTGCACCTTAACGGACGTCACCCGGAGGTCTGCCGGAGGGCGATCGCGGTCGCCAAAGCCTCCGGCACGAAAGTCTCCTTTGACGGCGGCGCGTACCGCTATCGCGATGAGATCGTGCCGCTGCTTGCCGCGGCCGACGTCGCGATCGTCGCCCGGCAATTCGCCCACTCGCATTTCAAGCGACAGGTCGACTCGGCAGCGACCGTCGGGCCGATGGAACTGGCCGAGTTTTTGAGGCGGGACCTGGATTGTGAACTCGCCGGTGTCACCGATGGGGCTGATGGCAGCTACCTGGTCGGGCGCGAGGGCGTTCGTTTTCACCAGGAAGCGATCTCACCGGAGAGGGCCGTCGACACGACCGGATGTGGAGACACGTATCATGGCGCGTTCCTGCACGGATACGTTAGCGGGCTGGCGATTCGGCAGGCGGCCCGATTTGCGGCCGAGGTCGCATCGCAGAACGCGCGTCGACTCGGCGGATTGGCGTTCGACCACTCGGCGTGCGGATCTGCGCACGACGGATCTGAGAGCCCCTCGTCAAGCGGTGCTACCAACCCATGA
- a CDS encoding Gfo/Idh/MocA family protein, with translation MNLVRYGLIGFGAWGKHHADAIAKAHNAELVGIAAHSEATAADARNAYPDAFVTTDYNALLAREDLDVIDVVVPSYLHHEVATAVLQSGKHLLLEKPMGIDLPQCDSMIASAEKHDSLLCVGHELRLSSMWGKVKEMIDDGFIGTPQYCLVELSRNPYRQGAGGWRYDINRVGNWILEEPIHFFDLARWYLESAGSPRSVYATANSRDPSRPELQDNFSAIMHFSGDAYAVVSQTLSAFEHHQTAKVTGSKGALWASWSGAMDRTRHPTFKLRAFDGNEVIDVGIEKPTGELFELEDQIVRVAEAIQSGRPLHCTAQDGRWSVAMCLAASASVASGAKEPIDQG, from the coding sequence ATGAATTTGGTTCGATACGGATTGATCGGTTTCGGCGCCTGGGGAAAACACCACGCCGATGCGATCGCAAAAGCCCACAACGCCGAACTGGTCGGGATTGCGGCGCACAGCGAGGCGACCGCTGCAGACGCGCGTAACGCCTATCCGGATGCGTTTGTCACCACCGACTACAACGCGTTGCTCGCCCGCGAAGACCTGGATGTCATCGATGTCGTCGTGCCCAGTTACTTGCATCACGAAGTCGCCACCGCGGTGCTCCAGTCCGGCAAGCACCTGTTGCTGGAAAAACCGATGGGTATCGATTTGCCGCAATGTGACTCGATGATCGCGTCGGCAGAAAAACACGATTCGCTGCTGTGCGTCGGACACGAACTGCGGTTGTCGTCGATGTGGGGCAAAGTGAAGGAGATGATCGACGACGGGTTCATCGGAACGCCACAGTATTGTCTGGTGGAACTATCCAGAAATCCCTACCGCCAAGGCGCCGGCGGTTGGCGTTACGACATCAACCGCGTCGGCAATTGGATCCTGGAAGAACCGATCCACTTTTTCGATCTCGCACGCTGGTACCTGGAATCGGCCGGCTCGCCCCGATCGGTCTATGCGACGGCCAATTCCCGAGATCCGTCGCGGCCCGAGTTGCAAGACAACTTCAGCGCGATCATGCACTTCTCCGGTGATGCCTACGCCGTTGTTTCCCAGACACTCAGCGCGTTCGAACACCACCAAACCGCCAAGGTCACCGGCAGCAAAGGAGCCTTGTGGGCCTCCTGGAGCGGGGCGATGGACCGGACACGGCATCCGACCTTCAAACTGCGCGCCTTCGATGGCAACGAGGTGATCGACGTGGGAATCGAAAAACCGACCGGGGAATTGTTCGAACTGGAGGACCAGATCGTGCGGGTGGCCGAAGCGATTCAGAGCGGCCGACCGCTGCATTGCACCGCTCAAGACGGTCGCTGGTCCGTGGCGATGTGTTTGGCCGCGTCGGCTTCGGTCGCCAGCGGTGCCAAAGAACCGATCGACCAAGGATGA
- a CDS encoding Gfo/Idh/MocA family protein, which yields MSTTRRTFLARGASGLAASTVAYHFRDATAAKNDRPTVGLIGAGWQPETKRQGRGIAIGSQAARLADIPVICELDTVAAEFANHKICGGKATIVDDYRRVLDDPSIEAVLIATPDHWHAKIAIDAMRAGKDVYCEKPVAVTIQEGKWLRAVAAKTGRVFQVGTQQRSEYDQRFLKAIAMVRSGRIGDLHRIHIGLGPGWKGGPFATTTPPKSLNWERWLGPAPLTEYIPQRTHRTFRWWFEYAGGQLCDWGAHHVDIAQWAIGQENGGPTSIGGTATMNQPLRSGMPTRSDTYNTPIDFSVTAKFPTGIEMLIDSSRNGITFEGDRGRFFVNRGTLEGTPVSEMDNQPLDEGAVASLYHGKLPTSHMQNFVDCLKSRERPISDIATHHRILTTCHLANISLRLGRTLHWDAKSEQISGDDEAAGLMSRDYRSGYEINDV from the coding sequence ATGTCAACGACACGACGAACGTTTTTGGCGAGAGGTGCCTCCGGTCTCGCCGCATCAACGGTTGCCTATCACTTCCGTGACGCGACTGCGGCCAAGAACGATCGCCCGACGGTCGGATTGATCGGGGCCGGCTGGCAACCCGAAACCAAACGCCAAGGCCGCGGCATCGCGATCGGCAGCCAGGCCGCCCGGCTTGCCGACATCCCCGTGATCTGTGAACTCGACACGGTCGCGGCTGAATTTGCCAACCACAAGATCTGCGGCGGCAAAGCAACGATCGTGGACGATTACAGGCGTGTCTTGGATGATCCGTCGATCGAAGCGGTACTGATCGCGACGCCCGATCATTGGCATGCAAAAATCGCAATCGATGCGATGCGAGCGGGCAAGGACGTGTACTGCGAAAAACCCGTCGCCGTGACGATCCAAGAAGGCAAATGGCTGCGCGCGGTCGCAGCGAAAACCGGCCGTGTGTTCCAGGTCGGGACGCAACAGCGCAGCGAATACGACCAACGATTCCTCAAGGCGATCGCGATGGTGCGCAGCGGTCGCATCGGCGATCTGCACCGCATCCACATCGGACTCGGCCCCGGATGGAAAGGCGGCCCGTTCGCGACCACCACCCCACCAAAATCACTCAACTGGGAACGCTGGCTCGGCCCCGCACCGTTGACCGAGTACATCCCACAGCGGACCCACCGCACGTTTCGCTGGTGGTTTGAATACGCCGGCGGACAATTGTGTGATTGGGGCGCCCATCATGTCGACATCGCACAGTGGGCGATCGGACAAGAAAATGGTGGCCCGACCTCGATCGGCGGCACCGCCACGATGAACCAACCCCTGCGTTCCGGCATGCCGACCCGCAGCGACACCTACAACACGCCGATCGATTTTTCCGTGACCGCCAAATTCCCCACTGGAATCGAAATGTTGATCGATTCCTCGCGAAACGGCATCACCTTTGAAGGCGACCGGGGACGTTTCTTCGTTAATCGCGGCACGCTGGAAGGAACTCCGGTCAGCGAAATGGACAATCAGCCGCTGGATGAAGGCGCGGTCGCGTCTCTCTACCACGGCAAACTACCGACGTCGCACATGCAGAACTTCGTCGATTGTCTGAAGTCGCGTGAACGCCCGATCTCGGACATCGCCACCCACCACCGCATTTTGACCACCTGCCACTTGGCCAACATCTCACTGCGTTTGGGGCGAACACTTCACTGGGACGCCAAGTCGGAACAGATCTCCGGTGATGACGAAGCCGCCGGGCTGATGTCACGCGACTATCGCTCGGGTTACGAAATCAACGACGTCTGA
- a CDS encoding TauD/TfdA family dioxygenase, with amino-acid sequence MTPLQGMRRASIDGQRNEGDSLFPLAFSCDQGAVTLDQFTGWTSESRDDLLALASQHGALAFRGFPTPTVDDFDAFIQALNLENFPYAKSLSNAVRINRTPRVFSANEAPPEVKIFFHHEMAQTPLYPKYILFYCEIAPESGGATPLCRSDILYAKLAEQCPEFAAKCESTGLRYTNVMPGIDDARSGMGRSWHSTLGVETKAEAEARLGELGYSFQWLADDCLKATTPQLPAVMETSPGKKTFFNQLIAAYCGWKDERNDPSDAIRHGDGTKLDPEAVMVAVQLAEQLAYDHQWQAGDIVLLDNTVAMHARRPFTGTRKVLASLAEMRTHAFDAVG; translated from the coding sequence ATGACTCCTTTACAAGGTATGCGTCGCGCGTCGATCGACGGCCAGCGAAACGAAGGCGATTCGTTGTTTCCTTTGGCTTTCAGTTGTGACCAGGGCGCGGTCACGTTGGACCAGTTCACCGGATGGACGTCCGAAAGTCGTGATGATCTGTTGGCACTGGCCAGTCAGCACGGCGCGTTGGCGTTTCGCGGGTTCCCGACGCCGACGGTGGATGACTTTGACGCGTTCATCCAGGCATTAAATCTTGAGAACTTTCCGTACGCCAAGTCACTCTCCAACGCGGTGCGGATCAACCGCACGCCTCGGGTGTTTTCGGCAAACGAAGCCCCGCCGGAGGTGAAGATCTTTTTCCACCACGAGATGGCGCAGACGCCGCTGTATCCCAAGTACATTCTGTTCTACTGCGAGATCGCTCCGGAGTCCGGTGGCGCGACGCCGCTTTGCCGCAGCGATATCTTGTATGCGAAATTAGCCGAACAGTGTCCGGAGTTCGCCGCCAAGTGTGAATCGACGGGTTTGCGCTACACGAACGTGATGCCCGGCATCGACGACGCCAGGTCGGGGATGGGACGCAGTTGGCACAGCACGTTGGGTGTGGAAACGAAAGCAGAAGCCGAGGCGCGGTTGGGCGAGTTGGGTTACAGTTTCCAGTGGCTGGCCGACGATTGTTTAAAAGCGACGACGCCCCAGTTGCCTGCGGTGATGGAAACGTCGCCGGGGAAGAAAACGTTTTTCAACCAGTTGATCGCGGCCTATTGTGGCTGGAAGGACGAACGCAACGATCCGTCCGATGCGATTCGTCACGGCGACGGCACCAAGCTAGATCCGGAAGCGGTCATGGTGGCGGTCCAGTTGGCCGAACAACTTGCCTATGATCATCAATGGCAGGCCGGTGACATTGTGCTGTTGGACAACACCGTTGCCATGCATGCGCGGCGTCCGTTCACGGGAACACGCAAGGTGTTGGCGTCGCTTGCGGAAATGCGAACCCATGCATTTGACGCGGTGGGCTGA
- a CDS encoding MFS transporter, with protein MDDGNPNPYGAPKSEPSGPEIQFDPGEGSSGRWYTGVTRYQWLILIIACAGWVFDVYEGQIFNITRSDMLLEVLDGDEAAAKAWGDNFLAIFLAGGTIGGLLFGSLADRLGRRPIMIATILMYSLFSGLTYFANDIYVIGVLRFLVALGIGGEWAVAASLVAEVFPKKARAQAAGIFHASSILGTWLAALSGILVGSHWRYAYLLGVLPALLIVWVRASVKEPERWQATRNSALGQKSGSFADLLLNPKWNGLAIRGMLLAAVGLGTFWSVTVAGQDLVRALLLSLGTDPETAGAKSKFAYGIVQAAGGGVGLLSFGPLCARFGRKPTFIAYHVLALLIVPVVCFVPQTYTQMLFILPVFGFLTLGMHSGYAIYFPELFPTHIRATGASFCFNGGRLLAVPVLLFSGWLKGRDDVAIQDAVWWLSALFIVGIVVMLTLPETKQRDLVEDGG; from the coding sequence ATGGACGACGGCAATCCGAATCCCTACGGCGCCCCGAAATCAGAACCGTCCGGGCCGGAGATCCAGTTTGATCCGGGAGAAGGTTCGTCCGGCCGCTGGTACACGGGCGTCACGCGGTACCAGTGGCTGATCCTGATCATTGCCTGCGCGGGCTGGGTGTTTGACGTTTACGAAGGCCAGATCTTTAACATCACCCGCAGCGACATGCTGTTGGAAGTGCTGGACGGTGATGAAGCCGCGGCCAAGGCGTGGGGCGACAATTTTCTGGCGATCTTCTTGGCCGGCGGAACCATCGGCGGGTTGCTGTTCGGTTCGCTTGCCGATCGGCTGGGCCGGCGGCCGATCATGATCGCCACGATCCTGATGTATTCGCTGTTTTCAGGGCTGACGTATTTTGCCAACGACATCTACGTGATCGGCGTGTTGCGTTTTCTGGTCGCCCTCGGGATCGGCGGGGAATGGGCCGTGGCGGCAAGTTTGGTGGCCGAAGTATTTCCCAAGAAGGCGCGTGCCCAGGCGGCGGGGATCTTTCACGCGTCCAGCATTCTGGGGACCTGGTTGGCCGCGCTGTCTGGCATTCTGGTCGGATCACATTGGCGCTACGCCTATCTGTTAGGTGTGTTGCCGGCGTTATTGATCGTGTGGGTGAGGGCGAGCGTCAAAGAGCCCGAGCGATGGCAGGCGACGCGGAACAGTGCATTGGGGCAGAAATCCGGCAGTTTCGCTGATCTGTTACTCAACCCCAAATGGAACGGCTTGGCGATCCGCGGAATGTTGTTGGCCGCGGTCGGGTTGGGCACGTTTTGGTCGGTCACGGTCGCCGGGCAGGATTTGGTCCGGGCGTTGTTGTTGTCGCTTGGAACGGATCCCGAGACCGCGGGCGCGAAAAGTAAGTTCGCCTATGGCATCGTCCAGGCCGCCGGTGGCGGTGTGGGACTGTTGTCGTTCGGCCCGTTGTGCGCGCGTTTCGGACGGAAGCCCACGTTCATCGCCTATCACGTTTTGGCGTTGTTGATCGTTCCGGTGGTCTGTTTTGTTCCGCAAACGTACACGCAGATGTTGTTCATTTTGCCGGTGTTCGGGTTCTTGACCTTAGGGATGCATTCGGGATACGCCATCTACTTTCCCGAGCTTTTTCCGACGCACATTCGAGCGACCGGGGCGAGCTTCTGTTTCAACGGCGGACGATTGTTAGCGGTGCCGGTGCTGTTGTTTTCGGGATGGCTGAAGGGGCGCGATGACGTTGCGATCCAGGACGCGGTCTGGTGGTTGTCCGCGTTGTTCATCGTCGGCATTGTCGTGATGCTGACGCTGCCGGAGACGAAGCAGCGAGATTTGGTCGAGGACGGAGGATGA
- a CDS encoding sulfite exporter TauE/SafE family protein translates to MTGDPIVFVYIGVIALAAGFVHSAIGFGFGMVAVTLLPLFVEVRQSHVVISTASVPVLMMAAWAYREGADWSALWRALVGAAIGMPLGLLAFEWVSPDWLIRGTGLAILVMVAISIRNRRRANSETKSRPGSSWIAGALGGFLAGAVTIAGPPVAAYALSQPWEQSRFKAFLNQFLCAVASYKVAGLAVRGFIDQETLVQSAALAPMAILGIQIGAMFSRRLSTRRFQTFVAIALVAVAIYFVVRGAGE, encoded by the coding sequence ATGACCGGCGACCCGATCGTGTTTGTGTACATTGGCGTGATCGCGCTGGCGGCCGGGTTTGTGCATAGCGCGATCGGATTCGGATTCGGGATGGTCGCGGTGACGCTGCTGCCGTTGTTTGTCGAAGTGCGTCAGTCACACGTCGTTATTTCCACGGCCAGCGTCCCGGTGTTGATGATGGCGGCGTGGGCGTATCGCGAAGGTGCCGATTGGTCGGCACTGTGGCGGGCACTGGTGGGCGCGGCGATCGGGATGCCGCTGGGTTTGTTGGCATTCGAATGGGTGTCGCCGGACTGGTTGATCCGGGGCACGGGACTGGCGATCCTGGTGATGGTGGCGATCAGTATTCGCAACCGGCGGAGGGCCAATTCGGAGACGAAATCGCGGCCGGGGTCGTCATGGATCGCCGGCGCCCTGGGGGGATTCCTGGCCGGTGCGGTCACGATCGCAGGGCCTCCGGTGGCCGCGTACGCGTTGTCACAGCCCTGGGAACAATCGCGATTCAAAGCGTTCTTGAATCAGTTTTTGTGCGCCGTCGCATCGTACAAAGTAGCGGGGCTGGCGGTGCGAGGGTTCATCGATCAGGAGACCTTGGTGCAGTCGGCCGCGCTGGCTCCGATGGCGATCCTTGGGATTCAGATTGGTGCGATGTTTAGCCGTCGTCTCTCCACGCGGCGTTTTCAAACCTTTGTCGCGATCGCGTTGGTTGCGGTGGCGATCTACTTCGTCGTCCGCGGAGCCGGCGAGTGA